GCGGCCATCCCCGGTACTTCCCCGATGCCGCGTGCGATTTGTCTTGCAAGTCGTGCAACTGAGCCGCCATGGCTGTAGTAGAGCACCAGAATGTCAGTCATGTGGGGGCCTTTGTTGGATAGTGGAGAGTATTGAGCCTGTAGCGACGTATGTACATTGAGTCGCTCTGACGGGTGTAAGGTTGATGCAACAGGTGCAGAACGGGAAACATGAGCGGGATGCTGCTGCTTTGAGGATCAGTGTCAGGTGCTTTCTGTGGATTACTTCCGTGGTGGCCGGTTGTTTTAATGCTCCAGCGATATCCCCGTATTTGTGTTGTTACCGTCGTCGCAGCCTTGCGAGACCGAATGTTCACACATCGTCCAAAGGCAAGTGAGACGAATACAAGATAGCTGCTGGCGCATGTGTCGTGATGCGTGGAGACTCGGTGAAAATGTTCGATACGGTTAAACTTAAACAAGTGTTCAACCCCATTGTGTGGGTGGTATTCCCCTGACGATTGCGGCGTTCCGACTTGATGTTCGAGTGTGGTGTAATGCTCCCCTTGACAGTGCTGGATCCAAGCAGAAACATCCGTACAAAGGCATCGGTGTCTTAACCTGTATCGGCAATAATGGTTTTGCTGATGCTCATGAACCCAGTAATTCTCCTTATAAAAATGCATCACACCCTCTACTGAGTGTGTTTGAATAAATTTTGTTGATTTTTTCGTGTTTTGGAAAGCGTTTCGTTGGTTTAGTGGTAACGCTGAAGGTGCATTTTCTGAATCTTGAACGTGCTAGCCATATAAGAAATTATTGCTTTTTTTATGCTTTCAATCAGGGGACAGCGTCAACGTGTCATCGGTTGGAGTGAAAGTAATGTCGCGGTGTGGAGTATGTTGCGACCTTTGCCTGGAGACGCTGACGTTAGTGAATGTTGGGATGAATCATCTGGAAATTATTATTAAGTCATTGCTCGACACCGACCTGTATAAATTCACGATGATGCAGGCGGTGTTGCATCAATACCCGGGGGCGCAGGTGGAATACCGGTTCAAATGCCGTACACCTGGGGTGGATTTGGCGCGTGTCATCAACGAAATCTCCAATGAGATCGATGCACTATGTGCCCTGCGCTTTTGTAAAGAGGAGCTGGACTACCTGCGCGGATTGCGTTTCTTGAAGCCTGACTTCGTTGATTTTCTTGGACTGTTTCATCTGGACCGCAAGTACCTGCAGTTGCGTGCTTCGACCCAGGTGCCGGGCGAGATCGAATTGGATATCTGTGGCCCATGGTTGCATACGATTCTGTTTGAGGTGCCGTTATTGGCGATTATCAATGAAGTTTGGTTCCGCAATACAAGCGTGCCGGACTTCGACGTGGGCCGCGCGCGGTTACACGCTAAGGTACGTTTGCTTAAAGACCAGAGTGGTTATGAACAGTGCAGTATTGCTGACTATGGCACCCGCCGCCGTTACTCGCGGCAGTGGCATGCCGAGTTGCTGCCGCTGTTGGCGGAAGGGTTAGGTTCTAATTTCGTTGGTACCAGCAACGTTTACTTCGCCAAGCGGTATGGCTATACCCCATTAGGTACGATGGCACATGAATACCTGCAGGCATTTCAGGCATTGGGACCCCGCCTGCGTGACTCGCAGGTGGCTGGGCTGGAAGCTTGGGCCCGTGAGTACCGCGGTGATTTAGGAATTGCGTTGTCGGACGTCGTTGGGTTGGATGCGTTTTTGGGTGACTTTGACTTGTACTTTTGCAAGTTGTTCGACGGAATGCGCCATGACTCCGGAGACCCGTTCCAATGGGGGGAGCGCATCATTATGCATCTGGAGTCACATCGTATAGATCCACGTACTAAGGTGCTGGTATTCAGCGATGGACTTGATATGAATAAGGTCATGCGGTTGTACCAGCACTTCCGGGGTCGCTGTCGCTTGGCGTTTGGTGTGGGAACGAGTTTGACCAATGATCTTGGGCCGACACCATTACAGATCGTGATCAAAATGGTCCGTTGCAACGGTCAGCCAGTGGCTAAACTCAGTGATTCCCCGGGAAAGAGCATGTGTGACGATCCAGGTTACCTGCGTTACTTGCGTCAGGTGTTTGGATTATCGGCTGATGCTTGATGTTGTATGAGCCCCGGCTGTTGTGCCACGGTGTGTGGGTGACAGTGTTGTTGCGTTTCTCAGCCAAGATTGAGTGAGGATGCAGTTCTTGTGTAGGGGGTGTGTTGGTCTGCTGAGGACCTTCATTAATGCTTCTAGCGGATTCCAAGTGGTGAGTTGCTGTGTCAGTCTGTTGATGTTGCTTTGCTTCCAGAGCAAGGCCGGATTGGCAAGCGGGCGTTGGCTTGCAAGCGGAGGCTGGCGTGAAGCCGCTACCCAAGGAGCGACTCTTAAATCTTAGACTGTATTGACATTCGTTTTTTGCGCTTTGAGGATGAATAACCATTCTAAGCCATCTTGCCTCGGCTGATATGTGCTGCGCCGTGTCCAATGGAGAATGCTTTATATTTCCTTGACAGGGCGAGAGCAGCAATCCGCAGGTCAAGTTACCTTGGATGGCTGTCATTTTGTTGGTACAGCGCTTCTGGTGTTGTGCTCAAAGGGCCTGTTGGAGTGACTTGTCGCCATGCTATATGAATCTGAAAGAGGCTCTGTCAACGTTTCATCTACTGTGTGGCTAAGAATGTGTGGAAACGGAGATGCAGAAGGTTGATCTAATGTGATAGCAGCGTAACGCGTACGTGATGATCGACATCAGCATGATGTTCTTTCCAATTGGAATGACGTGGCAGGTTGTCACTTGCGTCTATGCAGCAGAGCGTTGCTTGGTCAGATTTGAACAGTGGCGACCCATGAGGACCGAGAATCATGAGTGCCATTCTGGCTAATGTTCATTCTTCCTGCTGAGTATCAGTGCTGTTGCGTCACCGCTGACGGCTCCACTGACTGTGCTGAGGTGTCCTGGAGTGTCCGACTCAACCCAAAGACAATGTTGTGCAGGGAGCAACCGGTGTCTTGCGGCCGCGATCCAACACACGGTGATGTTGCGTAGCGGTGTTTGCGGTGGTGTTCTGCAATATATGCACAATCGGAATCGGAGTTACTGTGGGAACCAGTTGTGTGAGCATCCTTACGTGAGTCAGATCCCCCTAGTTTGCTGCTGCTGTCATTCAGCAGAGAAGACGCATAGCGGCCAAGTTGATATGCAGCGTTCCATGTGGTGCTCAACTGATTTCAGATGGGATACTGCATTCACTCCTTGATGGACGATGATGTTTCTTGGTTACGCTATTGCTGTGGCTGAGTTGTTTTACATTGTTTCCTAATGATGCCAATCCTGAAAAATCCTGTGTATACGACGCAGGCGTGTGATCTGCCTTGTGCTGGATTACTCGGTCATCATGTGGAATAGTGCCGCGGCAGCTGCCCCCAGTACTGCACCGACTGCGACCTCGCGACCGGTATGGCGACCCAGCGCTAGCCTGGACCAACCAACCAGTGCTGTCGCTGTGAGTAGGCCGATAGCTACCATTGGCAGCTTATTGTTTAGTCCAGCGGCCAGCATACCGAAGCCGACGTGCAGCGATGGTTTGATCCAGTGCCGCACACTGTGTGCGGCCAATACCAAGACGATGCCAACCACTGGACCGGCGATCACTGGTTCTGGCATGTCCAGCGCCCATAGGCTGAGTATGGCGATGCCAAGCAGCAGGAGCAGTATTGGCAGGAGTTGGGCGCGTTCGTCTGGATTGGGAGCATCAACATGGCTCCAGTGTCCACGCCGAACTTGCCATAGACTGTAGGCCAATCCCAGCACCGCCAGCACCAGCGTAGTGCCGATTGCGATTGCTTTGACGTGCGCACTGGTTGGTGTATTGCTGAGCCCTGTAGCGATTGCTAGTGGTACCAGCACACCAGGATGGCCGAGTACGGAGATGATGCGGGCCAACATGATGCGTGTATTCATTATTGCTGTTGTTACATCTACCGTGGATCAATCGTCAGCAATGCTTTCAACCGATAGCATCAAAGGAGTGTGATGTTGCCGAATAACCGTTTCTGATACCCCTGCCCATACCCCCCTTTCTTCACCAATGGACGTGGAATGTTATGCGGAGATAGCATCCATGAAGTTGCTTAGTTTACGCTGCACCAATCATGGTCCACACTGAAACGCTACACTCATTTGAAGCCAGAAAACATACCAGAGAAATAGACGATGCGGGGTCACGGAGTCATGACCTTTCCGTGCTTTTTTCGTACTGCGACGTATGCGGGCTTCTTTTCTGCTCATAGAATCCCTGGATAACGCCGTTGCCTATAGTCAGGTTGTCGGGCTGCTTTGGCTTGAAGTGTTCCATACTTGCCACCACGGCGAACCCCGCATCTGAGTCATCTCAGACAACTTGATCCCACCAAAGTAACCGTAACCATCCTAGATGGCATCTAAAACTTTTTCTACCTTGCCATCGATCTTTGAGGTGTTGGCTGAATAAAATGGATTGATGGGGAGTAACTCGGTCATGCCACTGCTTCAATACTTTTTAACCTTCTCATAGAGCGAGCGAATGACTGGGCCATGACGCCATGCTTCTACACGTTTATTGAGCAAAGGTTCCTGTCGAAATCCAAGGTGCCAACCATGAGCGATGTAAACCAGCTTAAGCACCTGCATAGGCGTGAGTGCGCTCCCCTCCTAGGAGACCCTGCGCAAGAAGTAGTTAGCTATGGTGGCTGTTGAGTATTGAGTCATTCGGCTCATCCTTTCAGCGGGGTGTAACCGTAATCCTTGCGTGTTTAAGCAACAGCCCACTCGCGATCTTCTGGTGTATCGTGCGCTTATCTAGGCGATAGAGAACAGGTGATGAGCGTGCGTGCCACGGGGAAGTGATTCTTAGTGTTCTACCCGTCATGTGATGTGCCGATAGCCAGTGGACGGTTTTTTGGGGTGCGTCAGTGTTGTCCGGATACATCTTCACATGGGCACTGTCCAGCGACATAGCTTGGAGTTCGATTTGAACGATCTGCGTGTGCTGGTGTGACTTGAAGGTTCGATCCAGAATGTCCTTGTAGATCGGGTGCCAGTTGCTGAAGCGCTTGAGCAGGTGAGTCTGTTTGCAGTTGTGTAGGGTTAAAAGGCGCTAACCCCTTTATTTGTTTAGTTTTTGATTTTTCTATAGCGTGATGTTGACAGCAATCGAAACGATGAGTTCGACATGGTTATGAGTATCTGCGATATTTCCCGTGGCACAACTTCCTACAATCCGTTCGACTCGGACATGGTTTCGGAATGAGTCGCGGTTGAATGTTGATATTGCCAATGGTGCAGTGCGAACCTGCTTGTCTGGTATCACTATGAATCTGCTGTACTTACAGCGGTATGAGGAAGGGATGATGCGACGGACGTTAATCACCTCAGCGTGACGCTCACTTGGTTGATTGCTTAAGGTGACTCTGTTGGTATCGATGGGTTGGTAATGCCTTCCCTGGTCATCATTGCACTATGGCTGCTTAGTATTGTCGATGCGTTGTTGCTGCAATTGTAGGCTACCGAATCTTTCTGTTCTTTAGGCTGAAGCCAAGCACTTTGGCGTGAAGGGCGTTTTGCCTAAATGTGCCGATGGAGCCACAGCAGCAATGCATGTGCGAACGGTGTGACCAAGGTAAACCATCAATGATGGTGGCAGGTGATCCGGAATGCGCAAGCAAAAATAGTGCGCAATCTAATGGTTCTTTCTGAGTTCTTGGAGATATTGCTGAAGAATGCAGTGGCTAAATGGTCACTTCGTTTGCGGCACATATGGATTAAGAGTCCCCGGTTTCCTGTGACTGAAATTTTGAACATGCTCTATTGCATTACTTCGCTGTTGTTCGCAGTTTCAGTTGGCATATGTGTTGAGTGTCTTGATGACTTGTTGCTGTTGGAAGGTAGGGCGATGTGTGTAGCGATGCAGGTTGGTTATGGCCGCAGTACGTGGCCACTACGTGCGTCACGGATTGATGTCGGTTGAGCCAAGCCGCCGGTCGGACCATCTACGATTCCCGCTAAGTGTGGTAACAGTGCGGGATCCAAATCTTCGCGCCGACGTGCTGGTGGCTGGCCGGCCAAGTTGGCGCTGGTGGAAACTAGCGCCATGTTCCAGACACGGCAGAGTGCAGTGACCAAAGGGTGCGCACTGACCCGAACAGCGAGACCGTTGTGGCGTCCGGTGATCCAATGGGGGGCACGTGTGCTTGCTGGCAGGATCCAGGTGTGTGGACCAGGCCAACTGGTCTGTACCTCACGCAGGCGTTCTGGTGGTAGTGTGTCCAGATCTAACCAATCCTGCAGTGTATTCAGTTCGGCAGTGACCAGGATCAACCCCTTCTCGGATGTACGTTGCTTGATTTGCAGCAGGGCATGCACTGCCGCTTCCTGACGTGGATCGCAGCCCAGTCCCCAGACTGCCTCTGTGGGATAGGCGATGACGCCACCTTGCTGTAGTGCGGTGACGGCTGCGGTGAGGGTGAGTGTTATTGCCATGGTGTTTTTAGCTGCACTGAGTCGACATGATCTTTCGTTGGTGCCGGGGTGCCCTGGTGAATGGTGGAAGGGATCGTATGAGCTCAGTTTGCCAGCGTACGCATGGTGTGTTGGGATGTCTTTTATTTTGTAACTTAGGAGGCAAGGTGTTTTTTCATTTGCTTCGTTACGGTCTTGCCTGACATTTTTTTGATTGCCTTTCCTGTTGCGGTGTGCTTGCCGGTTGCTTGTTTGCGAGTCTCGTTCTTGGTTGTGGTTTTCTTCGTACTGAAGTTTTTTCGTATCGGTTTACCGGTTTCTGTGAGTAATTGCTGTGCTTCTTCGAGAGTCAGTGAGGCTGGTTCGCGATCCTTGGGGATTTTTCCGTTGAGTTTGCCATCGCTCAGGTAGGGGCCGAAGCGCCCGTTCAGTACCTGAATCTCGCTGTTGTCGAAGTCTTTGATGATCCGATTGCGCGCGATTTCTTCCTTCTCGTTGATGAGCATAATTGCGCGTGCCAAGTCGATGGTGTAAGGATCATCCTCATTCTTCAGCGAGACATAAGTGCTGCCGCGCTTGGCAAACGGACCGAAGCGGCCGATGCCGACACTGACTTGCTGGCTTTTGTCCTCCCCAAGCACACGCGGCATTTTGAATAGTTCCATCGCCTCTTCGAGGCTGATGGAGTAGATGCTTTGGTTGGGGCGTAACGAAGCAAACCTCGGCTTTTCTTCGTCATCAACGGTGCCAATTTGCACCATCGGTCCGAAGCGGCCAATGCGTGCGCTAACTTCCTTTCCGCTGGCGGGGTCGGTGCCGAGCATGCGTACGCTGCCAGCGTCGGTTTTGTCGAGTGAATCTTTCTTATCTTCAACCAGTTCCTTGAATGGAGTCCAAAATTTTTTCATCAGCGGGACCCATTCTTCCTCGCCGCGCGAGATCGCATCTAATTCATCTTCCAGGCGTGCGGTGAAGTCGTAGTCCACGTACCGGGTAAAGTGGCTTGCGAGGAATTTGGACACGGCGCGGCCAATGTCCGTCGGGCGGAAACTGCGGCCTTCCATGTCTACGTACTTGCGGAATAGCAGCGTTTGGATGATCGAGGCGTAAGTCGATGGACGACCGATGCCGTATTCCTCGAGTGCTTTGACCAACGCGGCTTCGGTGTAACGTGGTGGTGCCTGTGTAAAGTGCTGTTCGGTCAAGATACGTTCCAGCGGCACAGTTTCCCCGGTTTTCATTGTGGGGAGTTTGCGGCCTTCGTCATCGTCTTCAGCGTTCTTGTTGTCCTTGCCTTCTTCGTACACGGCTAAGAAACCTTGTACCACTACGGTGGTTCCGGTGGCACGAAATACGTGTTCGTTGCCAGCGGCCAGGTCGACGCTGATGGTGTTGAGTGTCGCCGGGATCATCTGGGAGGACACTGCGCGTTTCCACACCAGTTCGTATAGCCGGTGTTCGTCGTTGGAAAGATACGGTGCAACCTGTGTCGGCGTGCGCAATGCTGAGGTCGGGCGTACCGCTTCGTGCGCTTCCTGCGCGTTCTTGGACTTGGTGGTGTAGACGTTAGGTTTGTCTGGGAGTGTGTTGGTACCGTAATCGCGTGCGATGATGTCGCGAATTTCCGATAGAGCATCCTGCGACAGGTTAACTGAGTCGGTGCGCATGTAGGTAATCAGACCGACGCTGCCCTCCTCACCCAGTGCGATGCCCTCGTAAAGTTTCTGTGCAATCTGCATCGTTTTACGTGTGGTGAAACCGAGTTTGCGTGAGGCTTCCTGCTGTAATGTGGATGTGATGAAGGGCGGCGCAGGGCGTCGTTTCCGTTCTTTGCTGGCAACGTCGGTGATGTGCAGGCGTCCTTGTGCGGCTTGTTGGATCCTTAGTTGTGCGGCTGCGGCAGTGTCGCCGTTGGTAATGGTGAATTGTTCGAACTTTTGCCCATCCAATTTGATGAGTTTGGCACTGAAGTGTTGGGTAGGATGCGCACATTCGGCATGGATGCTCCAATATTCGCGTGTGATGAAGGCTTCGATTTCCTCTTCGCGCTCGA
This region of Xylella taiwanensis genomic DNA includes:
- the pncB gene encoding nicotinate phosphoribosyltransferase, which encodes MIIKSLLDTDLYKFTMMQAVLHQYPGAQVEYRFKCRTPGVDLARVINEISNEIDALCALRFCKEELDYLRGLRFLKPDFVDFLGLFHLDRKYLQLRASTQVPGEIELDICGPWLHTILFEVPLLAIINEVWFRNTSVPDFDVGRARLHAKVRLLKDQSGYEQCSIADYGTRRRYSRQWHAELLPLLAEGLGSNFVGTSNVYFAKRYGYTPLGTMAHEYLQAFQALGPRLRDSQVAGLEAWAREYRGDLGIALSDVVGLDAFLGDFDLYFCKLFDGMRHDSGDPFQWGERIIMHLESHRIDPRTKVLVFSDGLDMNKVMRLYQHFRGRCRLAFGVGTSLTNDLGPTPLQIVIKMVRCNGQPVAKLSDSPGKSMCDDPGYLRYLRQVFGLSADA
- a CDS encoding phosphoesterase; this encodes MNTRIMLARIISVLGHPGVLVPLAIATGLSNTPTSAHVKAIAIGTTLVLAVLGLAYSLWQVRRGHWSHVDAPNPDERAQLLPILLLLLGIAILSLWALDMPEPVIAGPVVGIVLVLAAHSVRHWIKPSLHVGFGMLAAGLNNKLPMVAIGLLTATALVGWSRLALGRHTGREVAVGAVLGAAAAALFHMMTE
- a CDS encoding Panacea domain-containing protein, producing MQVLKLVYIAHGWHLGFRQEPLLNKRVEAWRHGPVIRSLYEKVKKY
- a CDS encoding L-threonylcarbamoyladenylate synthase encodes the protein MAITLTLTAAVTALQQGGVIAYPTEAVWGLGCDPRQEAAVHALLQIKQRTSEKGLILVTAELNTLQDWLDLDTLPPERLREVQTSWPGPHTWILPASTRAPHWITGRHNGLAVRVSAHPLVTALCRVWNMALVSTSANLAGQPPARRREDLDPALLPHLAGIVDGPTGGLAQPTSIRDARSGHVLRP
- a CDS encoding DNA topoisomerase I yields the protein MPKHLLIVESPAKAKTINKYLGKDFTVLASYGHVRDLVPKEGAVDPENDFAMRYDLIDKNEKHIEAITKAAKTADGIYLATDPDREGEAISWHIAEILKERGLLKDKPMQRIVFTEITPRAIKEAIQKPRTIASDLVDAQQARRALDYLVGFNLSPVLWRKVQRGLSAGRVQSPALRMIVEREEEIEAFITREYWSIHAECAHPTQHFSAKLIKLDGQKFEQFTITNGDTAAAAQLRIQQAAQGRLHITDVASKERKRRPAPPFITSTLQQEASRKLGFTTRKTMQIAQKLYEGIALGEEGSVGLITYMRTDSVNLSQDALSEIRDIIARDYGTNTLPDKPNVYTTKSKNAQEAHEAVRPTSALRTPTQVAPYLSNDEHRLYELVWKRAVSSQMIPATLNTISVDLAAGNEHVFRATGTTVVVQGFLAVYEEGKDNKNAEDDDEGRKLPTMKTGETVPLERILTEQHFTQAPPRYTEAALVKALEEYGIGRPSTYASIIQTLLFRKYVDMEGRSFRPTDIGRAVSKFLASHFTRYVDYDFTARLEDELDAISRGEEEWVPLMKKFWTPFKELVEDKKDSLDKTDAGSVRMLGTDPASGKEVSARIGRFGPMVQIGTVDDEEKPRFASLRPNQSIYSISLEEAMELFKMPRVLGEDKSQQVSVGIGRFGPFAKRGSTYVSLKNEDDPYTIDLARAIMLINEKEEIARNRIIKDFDNSEIQVLNGRFGPYLSDGKLNGKIPKDREPASLTLEEAQQLLTETGKPIRKNFSTKKTTTKNETRKQATGKHTATGKAIKKMSGKTVTKQMKKHLAS